In the genome of Staphylococcus durrellii, one region contains:
- a CDS encoding DsbA family protein: MKKIWMFAVIGFICIVLSACTNQQQAHKGDKYTKDGKVKLIIYGDFKCPYCKKVDSKVLPKLQQQYIKTGKVDYRFVNMAFLGKDSIIGSRAGHAVQNYAPAQYFHYQQLMFEQQPNNEKEWITTAKVDKQIDRLSLDDSTKEKIKKDYKTRNSKSWEAAKKDQKLYKKNKIKTAPTVYIGGDKVEDPYKYSNYKKLIDKKLKKSNP, encoded by the coding sequence ATGAAAAAAATATGGATGTTTGCAGTAATAGGCTTTATATGTATTGTGTTATCAGCTTGTACAAATCAGCAACAAGCACACAAAGGTGATAAATACACTAAAGATGGCAAGGTTAAACTAATTATTTATGGTGATTTCAAATGCCCATATTGTAAAAAAGTAGATAGCAAGGTATTACCTAAATTACAACAACAATACATTAAAACTGGTAAAGTTGATTATCGATTTGTAAATATGGCATTTTTAGGAAAAGATTCAATCATTGGTTCACGTGCAGGGCATGCAGTTCAAAATTATGCACCAGCACAATATTTTCATTATCAACAACTTATGTTTGAACAACAACCGAACAATGAAAAAGAATGGATTACAACTGCTAAAGTGGACAAGCAAATTGATCGATTATCACTAGATGATTCAACTAAAGAGAAAATTAAAAAAGATTATAAAACACGCAATAGTAAGTCATGGGAAGCGGCTAAAAAGGATCAAAAACTTTATAAGAAAAATAAAATTAAAACGGCCCCAACAGTTTATATTGGTGGCGATAAAGTAGAAGATCCATATAAGTATAGTAACTATAAAAAATTGATTGATAAAAAATTGAAAAAATCTAATCCATAA
- a CDS encoding GNAT family N-acetyltransferase translates to MTAHNIRIAEQKDAKELQKLMYEAFTPLRDLGIDWPSVNADIESVKRNLIESTTFVLENDDEIISTITVRYPWQGKRRISIYPFVWWFATKPEYDGQGLGSKLLTYVEETFLRDTLKAPAVTLGTSARKHPWLLSIYEKRGYEIYDEHESDDGDLGVIMRKVLIPERFDEEVLEKPPF, encoded by the coding sequence ATGACTGCACATAATATACGTATAGCTGAACAAAAAGATGCTAAAGAACTACAAAAATTAATGTATGAAGCATTTACACCGCTAAGAGATCTCGGCATCGATTGGCCTTCTGTTAATGCCGATATCGAATCAGTTAAAAGAAATTTAATAGAAAGTACAACATTTGTATTGGAAAATGATGATGAAATCATTTCTACCATTACTGTTCGTTACCCATGGCAAGGTAAACGCAGAATTTCTATATATCCTTTTGTATGGTGGTTTGCTACAAAACCTGAATACGACGGTCAAGGTTTAGGAAGTAAATTACTCACATATGTTGAAGAAACATTTTTAAGAGATACTTTAAAAGCTCCCGCTGTAACATTAGGCACTTCTGCTAGAAAACACCCATGGTTATTAAGTATTTACGAAAAACGGGGTTACGAAATTTATGATGAACATGAGAGTGATGATGGTGACTTAGGCGTTATCATGAGAAAAGTTTTAATACCTGAACGTTTCGACGAAGAAGTATTAGAAAAACCGCCGTTTTAA
- a CDS encoding helix-hairpin-helix domain-containing protein, which translates to MSTALPKIGKSAINTLMNNDIVTLEDVAMYDKQTLASFHGVGPKAIKILEDNLEAHKLTFANQQERQLPFKLLGDLKCDNAPKRRIMLDFLIATASLNNNLLNDIICNDFVWTVPGAFTINDKEKFFTELIEHASPIESLTITYNISHGKTGAINGYQEMSDGSKVYFADFVEFDSHKKDAKIKKVTSYVIMNQGDT; encoded by the coding sequence ATGAGTACAGCGTTACCTAAAATAGGGAAATCAGCAATCAATACATTAATGAATAATGATATTGTTACCTTGGAAGATGTTGCTATGTATGATAAACAAACATTAGCATCATTTCATGGAGTGGGACCTAAAGCTATAAAAATATTAGAGGATAATTTAGAAGCACATAAATTAACTTTTGCGAATCAGCAAGAACGACAATTGCCATTTAAACTATTAGGGGACCTTAAATGTGATAATGCACCCAAACGCCGTATAATGTTAGACTTTTTAATTGCGACAGCATCACTTAATAATAACTTACTAAACGATATTATTTGTAACGATTTTGTTTGGACTGTACCAGGTGCATTTACGATTAACGATAAAGAAAAATTTTTCACAGAACTAATTGAGCATGCTTCACCGATAGAGTCGTTGACAATAACTTATAATATTAGTCACGGCAAAACTGGAGCGATAAACGGTTATCAAGAGATGAGCGACGGAAGTAAAGTATATTTCGCTGATTTTGTGGAATTTGATAGTCATAAAAAAGATGCTAAAATAAAAAAAGTTACATCCTATGTCATTATGAACCAAGGAGATACTTAA
- a CDS encoding MarR family winged helix-turn-helix transcriptional regulator, which translates to MDKDSYLERQLCFLFYVSSKEIIKRYTSYLKEYDLTYTGYIVLLAIEPDEKINIKSLGQRVFLDSGTLTPLLKKLEKKDYVKRMREQSDERNLQVSLTTEGKDVREQLLDVSKKVFNEFDMDIEESKELKATLQNFVNKNFDSNL; encoded by the coding sequence ATGGATAAAGATAGTTATTTAGAACGTCAGTTGTGTTTTTTATTTTATGTTTCTTCTAAAGAAATAATAAAAAGGTATACTTCATATTTAAAAGAGTATGATTTAACATACACAGGATATATCGTATTACTTGCAATAGAACCAGATGAAAAGATTAATATTAAATCATTGGGGCAACGCGTTTTCCTTGATTCTGGTACATTAACGCCTTTACTAAAAAAACTTGAAAAGAAAGACTATGTTAAGCGTATGCGTGAACAAAGCGATGAACGTAACCTACAAGTCTCACTTACTACCGAAGGTAAAGATGTTCGCGAACAATTACTTGATGTATCAAAAAAAGTATTTAATGAATTCGATATGGATATTGAAGAGTCTAAAGAGTTAAAAGCAACGCTACAAAATTTTGTAAATAAAAATTTCGACTCAAATTTATAA
- a CDS encoding Hsp20 family protein — protein MAFEKRSFNSNLFDVDPGEFFKDVGRQIYDQSPFKKDIKTDIIEYNDHYVVASEIAGFNKADIQLKFDNDTLTIQAKQSESNITDEGKIIHKERATNDLYRQFTFKNIIQEQISAKFDNGVLYVTLPKEQDATVNVASNIEIN, from the coding sequence TTGGCATTTGAAAAAAGATCTTTCAATAGTAATTTATTCGACGTTGATCCTGGTGAATTTTTTAAAGATGTTGGTCGACAAATTTATGACCAATCCCCTTTCAAAAAGGATATCAAAACAGATATCATAGAATATAACGATCATTATGTAGTCGCATCTGAAATAGCTGGTTTTAATAAAGCTGACATCCAATTAAAATTCGATAATGACACATTAACGATTCAAGCTAAACAATCAGAGTCGAATATTACAGATGAAGGTAAAATTATTCATAAAGAACGCGCTACGAACGATTTATATCGGCAATTTACATTTAAAAATATAATACAAGAACAAATTTCAGCAAAATTTGATAATGGCGTATTATATGTGACATTACCAAAAGAGCAAGACGCTACTGTTAATGTTGCAAGTAACATTGAGATTAACTAA
- a CDS encoding DUF3139 domain-containing protein, whose translation MKTFFKILGILVISFILAVVFFFGMRTYQGHKNLELVDKYIAEHHLTDKVQSEKTKYSGKKGLYYKEVKFKTDPHLTYDVQPISTFKGIVVQGFDDETKKRVKDAKYRKFDQDYKPNK comes from the coding sequence ATGAAGACGTTTTTCAAAATACTAGGAATATTAGTTATTTCATTTATCTTGGCCGTTGTCTTCTTTTTTGGAATGAGAACTTATCAAGGTCATAAAAACCTTGAACTAGTAGATAAATATATCGCTGAACACCATTTAACTGATAAGGTTCAATCTGAAAAAACGAAATATAGTGGTAAAAAAGGACTATATTATAAAGAGGTTAAATTTAAAACAGATCCACATTTAACTTATGACGTACAACCAATAAGTACATTTAAAGGTATAGTTGTACAAGGTTTTGATGATGAAACGAAAAAAAGAGTTAAAGATGCGAAATATCGTAAGTTCGATCAAGATTATAAACCTAACAAGTAA
- a CDS encoding ASCH domain-containing protein, with protein sequence MEHHMKLKNEPYQKIKDGTKTIEIRLHDEKRQQVRANDIIIFKHLEDENKTIKVKVKETVEFPSFQALLKQYTNEEIGAADDTQLSQNLASLYNIYTQRDELNYGVLAISIRLIK encoded by the coding sequence ATGGAGCATCATATGAAGTTAAAAAATGAACCATATCAAAAGATTAAAGATGGCACCAAAACAATTGAAATAAGATTACATGACGAAAAAAGACAACAAGTGCGTGCAAATGACATTATTATTTTTAAGCATTTAGAAGATGAAAATAAAACAATTAAAGTTAAAGTAAAAGAAACGGTTGAGTTCCCTTCATTTCAAGCTTTGTTAAAACAATATACCAACGAAGAAATCGGTGCAGCTGACGATACTCAGTTATCACAAAATCTTGCCTCACTATATAATATATATACTCAAAGAGATGAATTGAATTATGGTGTGCTTGCTATTAGCATTAGATTAATCAAATAA
- a CDS encoding MDR family MFS transporter — MSHKNKLFMVITMLFGGFFGLLNETLLTTALPSIMRDFNIEYTQVQWLTTAFLLMNGIVIPLSAMIIQRYTTRQVFMSAIVIFFIGTIIAGFSPNFTVLLIGRIVQALGSGIMMPLMMTTILDIFEPHERGKYMGTFGLVIGLAPAIGPTLSGYLVEYFEWRSLFHVVAPIAALTFIAALKFVKNVGTNRKTPIDMLSVTLSILGFGGLLYGTSSISRDGWSDPVVLTTVIGGVVLVALFIIRQTKLPMPLLDFRVFKNKEFAVGIIIMAFTMISMIGSETILPMFVQNIMKESALQSGLILLPGAIVMAIMSIISGFLYEKFGAKILGVIGMFIVVITTSFFVVMSGETSSGLLATIYAVRMIGIALGLMPLMTHTMNQLTREMNAHGSSMTNTVQQISASIGTAALITIMSQVAKAFKPDMSDYKGMNQKEMGIKIQHDALLSGYHGAFWFAVSISVISLLCVFMLKSKRKQVAEKG; from the coding sequence ATGTCACATAAAAATAAATTATTCATGGTTATAACTATGTTGTTTGGTGGTTTCTTTGGTTTATTAAATGAAACTCTACTTACAACAGCGTTACCTAGCATTATGAGAGACTTTAATATAGAATACACGCAAGTGCAGTGGTTGACTACGGCATTTTTATTAATGAATGGTATAGTAATTCCGTTATCAGCAATGATCATTCAACGTTATACAACAAGACAAGTATTTATGAGTGCAATAGTAATATTCTTTATTGGTACTATCATTGCAGGCTTTAGCCCTAACTTTACTGTTCTTTTAATAGGCAGAATTGTACAGGCTTTAGGTTCTGGTATTATGATGCCTTTAATGATGACTACAATATTAGATATATTTGAACCACACGAACGTGGTAAATATATGGGGACTTTTGGCTTAGTGATTGGTTTAGCACCTGCAATAGGACCTACTTTATCAGGTTATTTAGTAGAGTATTTTGAGTGGAGATCGTTATTCCATGTAGTTGCACCCATCGCGGCTTTAACGTTTATTGCAGCATTAAAATTTGTGAAAAACGTAGGTACGAATCGAAAAACACCAATTGATATGTTGTCTGTAACATTATCCATTCTTGGTTTTGGTGGATTATTGTATGGCACAAGTTCAATTTCACGTGATGGTTGGAGCGACCCAGTTGTTTTAACTACAGTAATCGGTGGTGTAGTGTTAGTTGCTTTATTTATTATTAGACAAACAAAATTACCTATGCCTTTATTAGATTTTAGAGTATTTAAAAATAAAGAATTTGCAGTAGGCATTATTATCATGGCCTTCACTATGATATCTATGATTGGTTCAGAAACGATATTACCAATGTTTGTACAGAATATTATGAAGGAATCAGCTTTACAATCAGGATTAATCTTATTACCTGGTGCAATCGTTATGGCTATTATGTCCATAATATCAGGCTTTTTATATGAAAAATTTGGTGCTAAAATCCTTGGTGTCATTGGTATGTTTATAGTTGTAATAACGACTAGCTTTTTTGTAGTCATGAGTGGCGAAACGTCAAGTGGTTTATTAGCTACTATTTACGCAGTACGAATGATCGGTATTGCATTAGGATTAATGCCATTAATGACACATACAATGAATCAGCTAACTCGTGAAATGAATGCGCACGGTTCATCGATGACAAATACTGTTCAACAAATTTCTGCTTCAATCGGTACTGCAGCATTAATCACAATTATGAGCCAAGTTGCCAAAGCATTTAAACCAGACATGAGTGATTATAAAGGAATGAATCAAAAAGAAATGGGTATTAAAATACAGCATGATGCATTACTTAGTGGTTATCATGGTGCATTTTGGTTTGCTGTTTCAATATCAGTTATTAGCTTATTATGTGTATTCATGTTAAAAAGCAAACGTAAACAAGTAGCAGAAAAAGGATAA
- a CDS encoding DUF4889 domain-containing protein → MNKKVFSIGLIAVMLIVSIVLVIIMLNTGEKETYYGYMKDKHTAEKVVNEKDHKVEKDVKIPSKDGFSPKKGDFVKLVKSKGSDKYTSMKIVKHDDIPHGLMMKIHDMGNMQM, encoded by the coding sequence ATGAATAAAAAAGTATTTAGTATCGGCTTAATCGCAGTAATGTTAATCGTCAGTATCGTATTAGTTATTATCATGTTAAATACAGGAGAAAAAGAAACTTATTATGGTTACATGAAAGACAAACATACTGCCGAAAAAGTTGTTAATGAGAAGGATCATAAGGTAGAAAAAGATGTTAAAATCCCTTCAAAAGATGGTTTCTCACCTAAAAAAGGCGATTTTGTTAAATTAGTTAAGTCAAAAGGTTCTGACAAATATACTTCTATGAAAATCGTTAAACACGACGATATTCCACACGGTCTAATGATGAAAATACATGACATGGGTAATATGCAAATGTAA
- a CDS encoding cation:dicarboxylate symporter family transporter, which produces MAYLKKISLPTQVIIALVLGIIVGLLLYGHDEWVNYIKPFGDVFLNLIKMIVIPVVFCALTLSISNVGESKTVGRYGLKTIVYFELITTIAIALGMIFANIFKPGSGLDPHKLPKGDISSYESSAKAAEHSTYGNHFIDTLVNIVPTNFFEALNKGDLLPIIFFAAFFGIALSAIGNKAEPVRNVLGGVLEAVFWMINKILKLAPIGVFAFISTTVMTFGASALLPLLKLLLVVIGAMVFFVVVVLGIVAKICGINIFHIMKILKNELILAFSTSSSESVLPIIMKKMENFGAPRDITSFVVPIGYTFNLDGSALYQSIAALFVAQMYGIDMSLGQQIMLMVTLMIASKGMAGVPGVSIVVLVTTLGAMGLPAQGLALIIGIDRLLDMVRTAVNVMGNSLSTIVISKWEGVYNKEKGQEYYKSI; this is translated from the coding sequence ATGGCATATTTGAAAAAAATTAGTTTGCCAACTCAGGTAATTATCGCTCTAGTACTTGGTATTATTGTTGGTTTACTATTATATGGACACGATGAATGGGTAAATTACATTAAACCATTTGGAGATGTGTTTTTAAATTTAATTAAAATGATTGTTATACCAGTCGTATTCTGTGCGCTAACGTTATCTATTTCTAATGTTGGTGAATCAAAAACAGTTGGACGTTATGGTCTTAAAACAATTGTATATTTTGAGTTAATTACAACAATAGCAATCGCATTGGGAATGATCTTTGCGAATATCTTTAAACCGGGTTCTGGACTAGACCCCCATAAATTACCAAAAGGTGACATCTCATCATATGAATCATCAGCAAAAGCAGCTGAACATTCTACATATGGCAATCACTTTATCGATACACTTGTAAATATTGTGCCAACAAACTTTTTTGAGGCATTAAATAAAGGTGATTTATTACCAATTATATTCTTCGCCGCATTCTTCGGTATTGCTTTATCAGCAATTGGTAACAAAGCAGAACCGGTAAGAAACGTTTTAGGTGGAGTTTTAGAAGCAGTATTTTGGATGATTAATAAAATACTTAAATTAGCACCAATTGGTGTTTTCGCATTTATTAGTACAACAGTTATGACCTTCGGCGCTTCTGCATTATTGCCACTTTTAAAATTATTACTAGTCGTTATCGGCGCAATGGTATTCTTTGTAGTGGTCGTGCTAGGTATCGTTGCTAAAATATGTGGCATTAATATTTTCCACATAATGAAAATATTAAAGAACGAATTGATATTAGCATTTTCAACGTCAAGTTCAGAGTCAGTGCTTCCAATCATTATGAAGAAAATGGAAAACTTTGGTGCACCAAGAGATATTACATCATTTGTAGTACCAATAGGTTACACATTTAACTTAGATGGTTCTGCATTGTATCAATCAATAGCGGCACTTTTCGTAGCACAAATGTATGGTATTGACATGTCTTTAGGTCAACAAATTATGTTAATGGTAACGTTAATGATAGCATCAAAAGGTATGGCAGGTGTTCCAGGCGTATCTATCGTTGTTCTTGTAACTACGTTAGGCGCAATGGGCTTACCGGCACAAGGTCTAGCATTAATTATCGGTATCGATAGATTACTTGATATGGTTAGAACTGCAGTTAACGTAATGGGTAACTCTTTATCAACAATCGTTATTTCTAAATGGGAAGGCGTGTACAATAAAGAAAAAGGCCAAGAATATTATAAATCTATATAA
- a CDS encoding SRPBCC family protein produces the protein MGLEVNNNKIIFTRVFKATTKAVYKAYTDKSLFAQWFHPKGATTEVFKFNVREGGKAFFAIHTPQGTSYTVTQYNKVTEPYYIDYNDFFANAKGEINKSMAGMHNIIQIEDEGEGYVKVIATSELPDAASAQRLIDMGVEQGMHSTFDNLEQLLSS, from the coding sequence ATGGGTTTAGAAGTTAATAATAATAAAATAATTTTTACAAGAGTATTTAAGGCAACTACAAAAGCTGTATACAAAGCCTATACAGATAAATCATTATTTGCACAATGGTTCCATCCTAAAGGTGCAACTACAGAAGTTTTTAAATTTAATGTACGTGAAGGTGGCAAAGCGTTCTTTGCAATTCATACACCACAAGGAACGAGTTATACAGTTACGCAATATAATAAGGTTACAGAACCTTATTATATTGATTACAATGACTTTTTTGCTAATGCAAAAGGTGAAATTAATAAATCGATGGCTGGTATGCACAACATAATTCAAATAGAGGATGAAGGCGAAGGGTATGTAAAAGTAATTGCTACTTCAGAATTACCTGATGCTGCATCAGCCCAACGTTTAATAGACATGGGCGTAGAACAAGGTATGCATAGCACATTTGATAATTTAGAACAGTTACTATCTTCATAA
- a CDS encoding cystatin-like fold lipoprotein yields the protein MKKLLVGLVAIAVVLAGCSSGKYADKIDKAVKAQEKYQTNLAKGQKGDVKKKFDKKDSNIYVYKKGKYVTLAYKPLKGDAEAHYYTYKFNNNKAKLIENFNSKGYVQQHKADYKEENMNKN from the coding sequence ATGAAAAAGTTATTAGTTGGATTGGTTGCTATAGCTGTTGTATTGGCAGGGTGTAGTAGTGGCAAGTATGCCGATAAAATAGACAAAGCCGTCAAAGCTCAAGAGAAATATCAAACGAATTTAGCAAAAGGTCAAAAAGGTGACGTAAAAAAGAAATTTGATAAAAAAGATTCCAACATATATGTATATAAAAAAGGTAAGTACGTTACACTTGCATATAAACCGTTAAAAGGTGATGCAGAAGCACATTATTACACATATAAATTTAACAATAATAAGGCTAAATTAATTGAAAACTTCAATTCTAAAGGCTATGTTCAACAACATAAAGCAGACTATAAAGAAGAGAATATGAACAAAAATTAG
- a CDS encoding formate/nitrite transporter family protein — MLENNKSVKETYTSRETIEGIVSQAQMKEVMYDQTPSRYALKSIMSGFLLAIVTVFMLAIKIQFSGALEGVVNLIGAIAFSLALVLIVLTNSELLTSNFMYLTVGWYYKALKMNKVVAIFSVCFIFNIIGGIILFALMKFTHIMTPDTIKALTTLVDSKTIESTWYAILVKAIFCNFFINIGIYISLQFKEGLTKAFFIACGVIVFVFMGYEHVVFNAGLYAGMLFYNFDAVAWLDVLKNIVFAFIGNFIGGGVFVGLLYAYLNGHRDSLK; from the coding sequence ATGTTAGAAAACAATAAATCGGTTAAAGAAACTTATACGTCTCGGGAGACGATCGAGGGTATCGTTAGCCAGGCGCAAATGAAGGAAGTTATGTATGACCAAACACCGTCGAGATACGCTCTAAAATCCATAATGTCTGGATTTTTGCTAGCAATAGTTACCGTATTTATGCTAGCCATAAAGATACAATTTTCTGGAGCACTTGAAGGTGTTGTTAACTTGATAGGTGCTATTGCATTTAGTTTAGCGTTAGTATTAATTGTATTAACAAATTCTGAGTTATTAACGAGTAATTTTATGTATTTAACTGTCGGTTGGTATTATAAAGCTTTAAAAATGAATAAAGTAGTTGCCATTTTTAGCGTTTGCTTTATTTTCAATATTATTGGTGGGATTATTTTATTTGCTTTAATGAAGTTTACGCACATTATGACGCCTGACACGATTAAAGCTTTAACCACGTTAGTAGATTCAAAAACAATAGAATCTACATGGTATGCAATTTTAGTGAAAGCTATTTTCTGTAATTTCTTTATTAATATAGGCATATACATATCATTGCAATTTAAAGAAGGGTTAACTAAAGCATTCTTTATCGCATGCGGCGTAATTGTTTTCGTGTTTATGGGGTACGAGCATGTTGTATTTAATGCAGGATTATATGCAGGTATGCTGTTTTATAATTTTGATGCAGTTGCTTGGTTAGATGTTTTGAAAAATATCGTATTTGCATTTATAGGCAACTTTATAGGGGGAGGCGTTTTCGTAGGATTACTTTATGCTTACTTAAATGGCCACCGTGATAGTTTGAAATAA
- a CDS encoding Rrf2 family transcriptional regulator — protein MNSQFSIAVHILSLLTLEKEPVSSQYIASSVNSNPSLVRKICRYLKEGQFITSTQGVTGYSLTKSASHILLGEVFRYTTDIDSHFVKIHEDTNTHCPVGKNITPALNDIYTEVDTSIISKLNTYTIEDVINRFE, from the coding sequence ATGAACTCACAATTTTCAATAGCTGTACATATACTTAGTCTACTAACACTTGAAAAAGAACCAGTATCTAGTCAATACATTGCATCTAGTGTCAATAGCAACCCGAGTTTAGTACGTAAAATTTGTCGTTACTTAAAAGAAGGACAATTTATAACAAGTACTCAAGGTGTTACGGGTTACAGTTTAACTAAATCAGCAAGCCACATATTATTAGGTGAGGTTTTTCGCTATACCACGGACATTGATAGCCACTTTGTTAAAATTCACGAAGATACAAATACACATTGCCCCGTAGGAAAAAATATCACACCCGCTTTAAACGATATTTATACCGAGGTGGATACCTCAATTATTAGTAAATTAAATACATACACAATTGAGGACGTAATTAATCGCTTTGAATAG
- a CDS encoding peptidoglycan recognition protein family protein: MEHIYSDYFRDKSKITEKRTQILGIVLHDDAENMAAKDYIDWLKDRAREGCLYKGWASIYIDKDTCYWFHPIDYIEWHCGNQFANEHYVGIERCQSKINGVLSDRQFEEIEEASFKIAAKILKEQNLPVNRDTVRLHREFFETACPARAWQIHVNNSEDSEVNRERLKDYFISRIQTYYNQVKIDKTAILR, translated from the coding sequence ATGGAACACATATATTCTGATTACTTTAGAGATAAGTCAAAAATCACTGAAAAAAGAACACAAATTTTAGGCATCGTCTTACATGATGATGCAGAAAATATGGCGGCAAAAGATTATATAGATTGGCTTAAAGATAGAGCACGAGAGGGTTGTTTATATAAAGGATGGGCTAGCATATATATTGATAAGGACACATGCTATTGGTTTCATCCGATAGATTATATTGAATGGCATTGTGGCAATCAATTTGCTAATGAACATTATGTAGGTATTGAAAGGTGCCAGTCAAAGATTAACGGAGTCTTATCTGATAGACAATTTGAAGAAATTGAAGAAGCGAGTTTTAAAATTGCGGCTAAAATATTAAAAGAACAAAATTTGCCTGTAAATAGAGATACTGTTAGATTGCATAGAGAATTTTTTGAGACGGCTTGTCCTGCTAGAGCATGGCAAATTCATGTTAATAATAGTGAAGATTCGGAAGTAAATAGAGAGCGATTAAAAGATTACTTTATTAGCCGTATCCAAACATATTATAATCAAGTTAAAATTGATAAAACAGCTATACTACGATAA
- a CDS encoding YceI family protein, producing MTQFNFDIAHSSVEFSIKHLAISNIKGRFTDFEANLSGDINDLNSIKGNVVIKASSVNTGIEDRDQHLQGSDFFDVENYPEIQFNIKSVTDKSVTGDVTIKGETHEETFDAKLLGISKNPMNGSDTAGFVVDGKINREKYGITFNQALETGGMLLGKEVNFQVSLEFALED from the coding sequence ATGACACAATTTAATTTTGATATAGCACATTCATCAGTAGAATTCTCTATTAAACACTTAGCGATCTCTAACATTAAAGGTCGTTTTACAGATTTTGAAGCTAATTTATCAGGTGATATTAATGATTTAAATTCTATTAAAGGTAATGTTGTGATCAAAGCTAGTTCAGTTAATACTGGCATAGAAGACCGCGATCAACATTTACAAGGTAGTGATTTTTTTGATGTAGAGAACTATCCAGAAATTCAATTTAATATTAAATCAGTAACTGATAAATCAGTAACTGGTGACGTGACAATAAAAGGCGAAACACATGAAGAAACTTTTGATGCTAAATTACTTGGCATTAGTAAAAACCCTATGAATGGTTCTGATACCGCTGGATTTGTAGTTGATGGTAAAATTAATCGTGAAAAATATGGAATTACATTTAATCAAGCGCTTGAAACAGGTGGCATGTTGTTAGGCAAAGAAGTTAATTTCCAAGTTAGCTTAGAATTTGCCTTAGAAGATTAA